The sequence below is a genomic window from Pelmatolapia mariae isolate MD_Pm_ZW linkage group LG9, Pm_UMD_F_2, whole genome shotgun sequence.
AAGGCTCGAGCCGGAGCGCAGAAGCAAACTCGGTAACACGACAGAACGCTCCAGGCAAGAGCATAATAGCCTTTTTAAATAGAATCTACATCCTTGCATGCAGATGCACAAAACAATAACATATTCATGGAGcgaaggaaaaaagaaggcaGATTAAATCCCCCTGCTGATATATGTAGACCTCCATATACAGAATGTCACGCTATAAATTTCCTCATGAAACACCACTTCACAGGTACTGAATTACAGCAAACACGGCACCATATAAATGCAAATCGGAAAGCTAGGCAAATGTCATTGTGAACATATGATATTGCCACTGGCTGCAGTGAGCCAAGAATACACAGCTGGCTCAAGTTTGTGTTTGCATATAGGCTGATCGGAACGAGGGAGGGTAAACAGCTGAACGGGTCCGTTTGAGCCACGCGTGTGAAACTCGTTCAAGTAAAACGTGACCAAATAAATCAAAGAGGACGGGCATTAGAGAATACACACTTGAAGGCGTTTACTTTCTCCGTGTCGGATGTTCCTCATAAATGTTTATCACCAGTTATATTTTTCAAAGTCACTGCTGATGAGTTGGCCAACTAGTTATTATCCTGGGCTTCACACTGGGATGGGCTGGTTACAGTTGTCAGGCTGTACTTTTCCCATGTGTTGATACAGACACAGGTCcgaatatttgtttttatttgatggaTCTTCAGGGTAAAATGATTTATATCTGGGCTGAAACAATGTTTTGTCATTATACCTTAGTGTATAACAAAATACACAGTAATAAATAACTAACATACAACACAGTGGCTTTAATTCAGAGAATATCCGACTTTAATTGGGAAACCTAGAAGTGACCAAGTCTGACTGATGACTTTCTTACTTCTGAAGACATTGATGAGATTTCACAGGTTTCAGGATCTGAAGAAGTTATTTattaaatggatgaatggaaaGTGTCCCACCGCACTGCTTACCTCCTCAGGTGTTTGAAGAGGATTTGCATTGTGTCATGGTTGGGCTTTGGCAACTTCTTGATTAAATCTTTGATTGAATTCACTCGCTGCTTGTAGTCGGAGCACTCTGAAGAGGAGAAGCAGAATCAGTGAAAACACATGGATGCAGTGCCACCTTGTGGTCACACCAGGCAAAGGATTTAACCTAAAGATTGAGAGCTGCACTATTTTAACCGTATAACTCACTGATGGCATTCACAAAGTCATTGAAGGATCCGTATGAGAACAGAGGCTCTGGAAGCTCCCTGAAAAACATCTTGAGAGCTCCGGTGGTGACGTGGATGTCCTCCCACTTGCTATCATTGAGATCCACCTTCTCATCTGACAGATGACGAGGAGGTAAGGCAGAACACAACTATTACCAGAAAACTGACCCTTTACATCACATCACATATAGAGATACAGTGTAACTAGATCTTACCATGATTCACAGCAAAGCGAAGCTTCTGGATCACTGCCAGGTTCCCGCTCACTCGATATAAGCCGTCAATATTAAGACCTGTGGGTGTAGTTGAGAGGAAGGGAACACAGACAGGAGCAGGGAGTGTAAACGACAAGGCCGCGTTTATGTTTCCTGACTTTAaagcagcagcaccaacaaAGAGAGACTGATCAAATGCTTTTCTCTTCACTGCCtcactttgtgttgctctggaACAAACTGCAGGTagtctgaatgaaaacagttgAGTTGATGCTTGAAAGAGACTAAAATTATGCCTGATATAGAAAGTCGCAGCATCAAAAGcaaaaaccatttaaaaacaattgAAATTCCACACAGATGTTTAATATTCTGAACTGGCTGAAGTTGCAGAAAACCTGAGTTTACTTCTGAAAGACTCTGCCTCTCTCTGCCATGACCTGGACACAGGTCATGTTACTGGCCTGTGTCTATGTAACCTCATCGGCTGGAAgatctatttatttttgtatttactgattttcaaacattttttttatttaaatactttTACACAGCCTCTTCCAGTTTACGACTCAGGTAATTGGCTCGTGTACTTTTAACCTCTGGAACTctgttgtttaatgtgtgtGAAAAAATAATGCAACTGTAACAAACGACTGGCtgaacatgaaataaaactgaGCCGAAACCATCGCCATGGTGATGCATGATTTATAGCAACATATTCTGGATTCTTTAGATTAGAATGGGAGAGCTTAATGTCCGCATTTGTGAAGTTGtataaaaaaatctataaaaaataataagcaGTGTGACATATGCGTATGTATGGGGGGCTCGTACCTGTGTTCTCCACATGGTCGATGCACATTTTGACAAAGTTGGGCACTGATGTGTTCTCCCGCTGACACAGACTGGTCAGACTGCAGCCGAACACCTGATCTgtgagcacacacaaacatttatttccaTCTTTCACCCGTCTGGTGGAACATCACAGAGGACTCTCGCTGGAGTCACGTGCATAGAGCTGCTGTCCGCTTACCTTTAATGTATCCTTTGTCTCGGACAGCCTGGTATGTGGGTCGACGAGTCAGGAACTTCTTGAGCTTCATCCTGGTTTTCTTCTGGTCTGATGAATCCATACTCACAGAGTTCTTCATTGCTGTAGGAAGACAGGCTCCATGTGAGCGCATCTCTTTTGCAAACACACTGAATGTCCATTCTGTAGTGCAGAGACACTCGCAGACTTACCTCGGCTCTTCTTAGAGTCCCGGtgctccttctccttgtccTGTTTCTCAGCTCCCGGAGACTCTGGCATGTCCTCCTCAATGGCTTCATCCGACTCCCACGCCTGGACGGGGAAGACACATACGTGTTGTTAGCTTAAGCTGGCTCAGAATGAATTTGCTCTCAGTTTCTATTTATTCTGTCCACTCCTAAATATTTAACCTTTCACTGCAGTTTGTTTAAACAGGTGTAAACTGGGATTTCAGCTCTAGCTGGGCTTGCACTGAATTGTGGGAAAAGCATCTAAATTAAAGGTAAAGCTTCTGTGTCCTCCACTCACATGTGTGTTGATGGTCTCTGTAAGGGCACGGTACCAGTCACTGATGACACTGTCGATCTCAGACTGTATCAGGAGCTCTGTTCCCTGACGGGTCTTCAGCTAGAGGAGGAAAGGATAAAAAGCCAAAACAGCTCAGCTTGTTCTGACATGTTTGAAccaaaaatgactgaaaaaacaaGAGCTGAGAGTTGGGAGCAGGTCCAATGGGTCCAGCACCTCGATGACGTGCTTCTTGCTTGATTTGTCCTTGGAGGCCCACTCCACTGTCCCCCCGCGCAGATCCACAGTGAACTCAGGCTTAGACTGATTGCTGCCAAACTTCTGGAACAGAGAGACGAGACACAGTATGAGAGACAACATCTGACACACACATGATATAACAGGGATGTTCTGCTGTGTCTGTACAAAGATGAAACCAGATATGCAACAAAGGGGTAAAGACTTAACACTGGACTCAGTAAATACCACAACAGTTAATAAAATAGTCGTTAAATCATCTAAGAACCTCAGTTAGGTTCATTAATATTGCATTGATGTCAGAGGAATCACTGGTGGAGCAGGAGGTACATATTGGATCTCTTCACACGCAAAGATCTTTAGTTTTGTGTTACGAAAAAGCAAAAAGGCTATTAGTTATTTATATTAACGTCATGCATATTAATAAACACGATGTTTGGAGGTTTTAAATCTAACAGCGTTGTAATTCAGTCAGAGCTATTCCTGGAAATATCACCGGAAAGTGATGAACACCGTGAGCCTCCTAAATCTCTCTTCTTGTCAGACATGCGGTCCATATGTCAAATGCCTGAAACTGTGCGAACGGATTCCTGACATCAACGCCTGGTCAGACACCCCAGCAGAAAGCTGCACGTTGGAGCAGTTCATCAACTCCAGCACTGTCCCCAAAGTCTGGCTCTTCATGTGTGCATAACTTTCTGGAAGGGGATGCCAGGACACGACCCAGCACAGTTATTAATCACTGGAGCTGTGGTGTGAGCACCGACCCATCATAAAACAAGGTCAATTATAAGTATCTCCAGTTGTTGTAAATGACCAAGACAAGATTTTAAATTTGGCACTGGACTCTAGAGTGActtgctttattttattgtgcCTCACTCTGGACGATGTAATATATTTTTGGAATAAGACCAGGGAACCCCTCTGACTCCTTGGGTCCTGGACCTATGCTTGGTAGGCCCTGTTAGCATTCTGTATTTACTCCCTGTGTCTTTATATGCTGCCATAATATCAACTCttgcctcctctctctcccagtATGCACTTTGGCTGGTAGTTGTATGTGGAGTAAAGAGTAAGAGAAAAGAAGGAGAGCACGGAGAGACAAGCACAGAGGTTTGTTCCAGCTAAACAAAATATCAGTActgcttaaaaaaatctttcagtGACATCACAGAGAAACTGTATGAAACACACTGATGCAGCTGTTGGGTGCGAACTTTTCATGAAGGTTTGATTACACTTTGTTCTTCCTCTCTTTAAATCAATTTTCTATAGTTACTGGAATGCTGATTTTCTTTAAactctttgcattttgttttcttttctgcatATTTTTACTCACTTAATATTTAAAGAGCATTCCATTTATAAATTAAGTATTAAACACACTTGCCCTAAGTAAAATATAAGTGCATGTACTCCTGAGGAGAGACACACTGCATACACTTTTATCCAACACAATAATTTAAGTCCTCTTTATTaactattttctgtttgtatgagTGACTTGCATGGGCTCCACTGCTGCTCATTAGTGTATCTATGGCTatgtccacactagcccggatagatttgaaaacggcgttttcgtctgaaaacacTCCGCATCCAcacactatcgttttcagtcattttcacagagttgtgcgtccacattgaaacgggcgaaaacgcttacgttccagtactgcgcatgcatGAAACGCAAGACGATTCGACCTGTCTCATTTCTgcctgccgtttatttactttccgacTCTTTGAAACGTTGCGGCAAAATGTCGAgaaaaagcaccgagttttttaaatggactaacaatgaggtggagttgttggaatttgaagaaaagctatctgggggatgtacaaactgatattaatctttaatagggctgtcaaaattgagagcaaacaaaacaactgcccACCGCTGTTTAATTGGTCACTTGattgcatcacatgactaaaatgtgtcattgtTTTCAAAAGGTCTCagttttcgctgtccacactgcgacgcaaAAACACCGTTTTCAAGTGTATGCGTTTttgagagcgttttcaaaacgctgcattTTCCTTCACAGAAAACGCCGTCtgagtgtggacgggaggccaaaatggagagaaaactatgcgttttcgtttgaaaatgcattagtgtggacgtagcctaaatcCTGGCTGCTCTCCAAGCACCAGGTAAAATGTGCAAGTTTAATGCCACAAAGTGCAACAGAGATCAAAAATGTACGGTAGCTGCTTTCTTGTAAATTTAAGATAAAAGTATAAATATCACACAACCTTTAAAAGAATCCCTTGATCTCTCTCTAAACTGCTGTTTCTCTAAAGTGAAGTTAAGGTGAGTCAAGCTTGACAAACACACGTCAGTCAGTCTCCTGGTCAGTCACAGCAGGGGTGAATGAACAAATGGGAGAGAGGTGGGAGCGcatgcagagagagagggaacatACAGCGGCAGCCTGACCGGGCCTACAGTTCACATAGGAGACAGCGGGACGGGGCTTGACTGAGTGCTTCCAGCTGCTAAGAAGAGTGAGGAGCAGCTCTGGGATAGAGTCGCTGCGGTAGTAAGACttcagagagaagaggagaaaacTAATGAACAGATGGCATGAAGGCCGGTGAATACGCAGGAATATGGAAAAGCAAAATATCAGAGAAACAAAtggaatgattaaaaaaaaaaaaaagcaaaagaagaagTCAGAGGTCACAGGATACATACCCAGCTGGTGCTGCCCCCCTGACCCTTTGCAAAGAGCAGGGATGAGCCCTGCAGCACAGTCCATGAGGAGGTCCAGTTCTTCCTGTTAGTCAGAACAAATGTGTTAATGACTTTCTGTGGATGCAGAGAACACTTTTAGAGAGTAATCACTTCTTACCTGACTTTCTTTCCATTCTCTGTGATTTTGGTGACATTGAGAACTCCACACTTCTCTGAAGGCTgaggagagagacacacagcGGCAGATAAAAACCTGCTGGAACACATGAATGAAaatacacgcacgcacacacacacacacacttatgctCAACAAGCAAATGGAGCGGAGCAAACTGAGTCTTAAAGCTGCTGTGTTGCCTTGTGTCATAGCTAAACACCACCAGCAGATGGCACCCTAATGCTGCAGTGTTGAAATAGTAGTTTAGTAGGTAGGTGATAGGTTTGATGCAGGTAAATATGGCATGCAGCAGACGATAGTAAACCAACTGGGTTGTTGAGAAGATGAAAGACGAGAAGTGTTGTCTTTACATGCAGAGACAGCAGGATGATGATATGCAGTGTGCAGTGCAAGCTGGGATACTAACGGTCAAGGGGTGCTTAGGAGATGAGGGGCAGGAGTCAGAGTCTGGAGAGCTCTGCTTGGGCACCGAAGCACACTCCTACCAACAAGAGGCACAGTGTGATAAGTCACTAATAACTATACATGAAGACAGTAGGTCTGAGGTTAGTGAGTGATGGAGAAGAAACCTGGGATGGAATCACAAGAATGAGTTATTGTTAATAGAAGtcattaaaagagaaaaataaaaaagacaagtTAGGGTTTAAACTGCAAACATCTTGGATTTCGGCTTCAGAGATGTTCAATATTTAGTCCAATAAGCTTCTTCTTTTCCTGATCTGCATCAACAACAATGTACACTGAAGAAACTAACAAAACACCAACATATAgggtgttgtttttaaatctagCCACTCTTTAGCAAGTTCTTTTAACTCATGCATATTGTTAGATCCCATATTAGAACCATTTCTTTAATGTGACTTGCTAAACTCTGGATCAgggagggttaaaaaaaaaaagaaaaaaaaaaataagtgccTAGTTGCATAATAAAAAGTGCAGGGACTAGTTTTTGGAGCTTTGCCCAAACTGAAGGCTAAAGTTGAGGATGTCTAAATCTCTGCAGCGTCTCCTTTCTTTTATCAGTTTGTATTCTGTGAGCTTTCCTTTCAGAAGCCCTGAGAGGAAAGTGAGAAAAGCTTGTGGTGATTCATTTTCTAATATCtaaaaagtttattttcctCCTGACTTAAAAGGTAAAAATCAATTTCAGACCATTTTAcaatgttttactttttctaCCTGTGAAATGGGAAGAAAAAAGTTCTCCAGTTGAAACAGGTGAAAAGAAAATTAGCCAAGTTTGTGAAAAAGTTTCttaggtaaaaaaacaaaacaaaacaaaaatgtattttcaaccTGTGAAAAAAGTTCTTCAGAGAAGCTTTGATAGGGGGAAAAAGCCCCCCACCCAAAAaaccattacagaaacaaacatttttgttctcacaagagacaaaaacaaaaaagcactctcacaaacaaacaactaaaTGTGCAAAGACACAAGCGAGACTGACAACTGACCCAGATGGTAACAGATGTTGCATTGTTAAAAGGAATTCAGGGACATTCAAGTGTCAGTGTGTGGGTTTGTGAGCTGTACTTTGTGGCTCTGGCCCGTTTTACATGTCACAAGATTGTATCACACACAACATGACGAGCAGGTGTCCACTGTCCTCACAGAGATATGCTGGCTACACACACCATGAAGTCTTCCCCAGAAAAAGCAAACTTGTTAATCCATTTTTTTGGCCATCATTAATTTTCACAACAACCTGCTCTCTTCTTTTCACACACAGAATAATTCACCGCCTTTCCATATGCTGAACTCAAACTGTCATTAGTGTTAAagtgcacacaaaacacagcatgaACAACACAGGAGAGCCTTTTTCCATCAGCCTAACACTGTTTAACTCCACATTAGTGGTGGTCTCTGTCCTACCTTGTCATTGAGGTCTAAGACATAAGTGCTGTGCCTCCACTTAGTGAGGACAATGGGCTCCGGCTGCTTTCTCTCCAGGCTGCGACTCTTAGGAACCTCGCCGGGCTGGGGGGAGATGTTGTACTGCAACGACAGAGACAAGTGGTGATGTTTAGAGTCCAGATGTTTTTCTAACAGACTTCAGATTCCCTTTCCCTACCTCTCCTTTTACTGTCCACAGGATCATTGGACAGAGGAACTTTCCTTACACGGCAGGCATTGTTTACAGTAAAGTCCACTGACTGTACCTGCGTGTGCACTGGACCACTGTTTACTCACTCTGCAAATGAAGCGGTCTATTCTGATCGCCTCTAAAGCCTCCAGATTAGGTGGTAAAGTGCCACTAATAGCCAGTCACTTAGAGTTCAACGTAAACTTGGCTCTTCCGTGAGCTCTCAGAACTTCATCCACTTACAACAACAGGACTGGTCTCAACACTGCTAGGATGAGGCAAAGTGTGTTACAGTGCAGTGGTGCCAGGTGATGTAATACGACAAGACTTGTCATTGTCATAGGAAGGAACCTGCATTAAGTGGTGGATGACTGATGTAAAGAGCGAAGACAAAGCACATGGACAGCCAAGTTCATCATGTAATCTTACCTTAGGCAATTCCCACTCTGACCTGGAGCCATCAGCGCTGTAGTAGTAGGGTCGGCCTTGTTCGTCCACATGTTTTATCCACTGTAAACATAAACACTGGTCAGctgcaaataaagaaaaagcatcTGAT
It includes:
- the arhgap12b gene encoding rho GTPase-activating protein 12b isoform X1 — protein: MADREGLPIAPGQVYIEVEYDYEYKAKDKMVAIRQGECYMLVKKTNEDWWQVRKDEGAKAFYVPAQYVREVRRALMPPQKPALRAKPAVLDICRASNENLNRPQPEMSSFGRPSPSSTPSPSSDRVTPPALPKDANQNVGSPHHCKLVAELVLLHNNNNHHHPNNSTLPRTRADSPTPKSGNNHKSPDGSKTSPLSELPGEGLNKLRNDSESGDELSSSSTEHMQTTSPTGQGRSDSPVYTNLQELKISQSSLPPVPSGSPIHVLGDWETHKDLSGRHFYYNRATGERTWKPPRTRDTSSSTSSTRGDSQCTAESEPLSSEENCHSTHSSQSDSQYGSPPRGWSEELDEHGHTLYVSEYTQEKWIKHVDEQGRPYYYSADGSRSEWELPKYNISPQPGEVPKSRSLERKQPEPIVLTKWRHSTYVLDLNDKECASVPKQSSPDSDSCPSSPKHPLTPSEKCGVLNVTKITENGKKVRKNWTSSWTVLQGSSLLFAKGQGGSTSWSYYRSDSIPELLLTLLSSWKHSVKPRPAVSYVNCRPGQAAAKFGSNQSKPEFTVDLRGGTVEWASKDKSSKKHVIELKTRQGTELLIQSEIDSVISDWYRALTETINTHAWESDEAIEEDMPESPGAEKQDKEKEHRDSKKSRAMKNSVSMDSSDQKKTRMKLKKFLTRRPTYQAVRDKGYIKDQVFGCSLTSLCQRENTSVPNFVKMCIDHVENTGLNIDGLYRVSGNLAVIQKLRFAVNHDEKVDLNDSKWEDIHVTTGALKMFFRELPEPLFSYGSFNDFVNAIKCSDYKQRVNSIKDLIKKLPKPNHDTMQILFKHLRRVVDHGEANRMTTQSVAIVFGPTLLRPETETGNIAVHMVYQNQIVELILLEYESIFGR
- the arhgap12b gene encoding rho GTPase-activating protein 12b isoform X4, translating into MADREGLPIAPGQVYIEVEYDYEYKAKDKMVAIRQGECYMLVKKTNEDWWQVRKDEGAKAFYVPAQYVREVRRALMPPQKPALRAKPAVLDICRASNENLNRPQPEMSSFGRPSPSSTPSPSSDRVTPPALPKDANQNVGSPHHCKLVAELVLLHNNNNHHHPNNSTLPRTRADSPTPKSGNNHKSPDGSKTSPLSELPGEGLNKLRNDSESGDELSSSSTEHMQTTSPTGQGRSDSPVYTNLQELKISQSSLPPVPSGSPIHVLGDWETHKDLSGRHFYYNRATGERTWKPPRTRDTSSSTSSTRGDSQCTAESEPLSSEENCHSTHSSQSDSQYGSPPRGWSEELDEHGHTLYVSEYTQEKWIKHVDEQGRPYYYSADGSRSEWELPKYNISPQPGEVPKSRSLERKQPEPIVLTKWRHSTYVLDLNDKECASVPKQSSPDSDSCPSSPKHPLTPSEKCGVLNVTKITENGKKVRKNWTSSWTVLQGSSLLFAKGQGGSTSWFGSNQSKPEFTVDLRGGTVEWASKDKSSKKHVIELKTRQGTELLIQSEIDSVISDWYRALTETINTHAWESDEAIEEDMPESPGAEKQDKEKEHRDSKKSRAMKNSVSMDSSDQKKTRMKLKKFLTRRPTYQAVRDKGYIKDQVFGCSLTSLCQRENTSVPNFVKMCIDHVENTGLNIDGLYRVSGNLAVIQKLRFAVNHDEKVDLNDSKWEDIHVTTGALKMFFRELPEPLFSYGSFNDFVNAIKCSDYKQRVNSIKDLIKKLPKPNHDTMQILFKHLRRVVDHGEANRMTTQSVAIVFGPTLLRPETETGNIAVHMVYQNQIVELILLEYESIFGR
- the arhgap12b gene encoding rho GTPase-activating protein 12b isoform X6; translated protein: MRRAFSVFRGYRRAGEDDDDVFVCSSGHKTTSPTGQGRSDSPVYTNLQELKISQSSLPPVPSGSPIHVLGDWETHKDLSGRHFYYNRATGERTWKPPRTRDTSSSTSSTRGDSQCTAESEPLSSEENCHSTHSSQSDSQYGSPPRGWSEELDEHGHTLYVSEYTQEKWIKHVDEQGRPYYYSADGSRSEWELPKYNISPQPGEVPKSRSLERKQPEPIVLTKWRHSTYVLDLNDKECASVPKQSSPDSDSCPSSPKHPLTPSEKCGVLNVTKITENGKKVRKNWTSSWTVLQGSSLLFAKGQGGSTSWSYYRSDSIPELLLTLLSSWKHSVKPRPAVSYVNCRPGQAAAKFGSNQSKPEFTVDLRGGTVEWASKDKSSKKHVIELKTRQGTELLIQSEIDSVISDWYRALTETINTHAWESDEAIEEDMPESPGAEKQDKEKEHRDSKKSRAMKNSVSMDSSDQKKTRMKLKKFLTRRPTYQAVRDKGYIKDQVFGCSLTSLCQRENTSVPNFVKMCIDHVENTGLNIDGLYRVSGNLAVIQKLRFAVNHDEKVDLNDSKWEDIHVTTGALKMFFRELPEPLFSYGSFNDFVNAIKCSDYKQRVNSIKDLIKKLPKPNHDTMQILFKHLRRVVDHGEANRMTTQSVAIVFGPTLLRPETETGNIAVHMVYQNQIVELILLEYESIFGR
- the arhgap12b gene encoding rho GTPase-activating protein 12b isoform X2, coding for MADREGLPIAPGQVYIEVEYDYEYKAKDKMVAIRQGECYMLVKKTNEDWWQVRKDEGAKAFYVPAQYVREVRRALMPPQKPALRAKPAVLDICRASNENLNRPQPEMSSFGRPSPSSTPSPSSDRVTPPALPKDANQNVGSPHHCKLVAELVLLHNNNNHHHPNNSTLPRTRADSPTPKSGNNHKSPDGSKTSPLSELPGEGLNKLRNDSESGDELSSSSTEHMQTTSPTGQGRSDSPVYTNLQELKISQSSLPPVPSGSPIHVLGDWETHKDLSGRHFYYNRATGERTWKPPRTRDTSSSTSSTRGDSQCTAESEPLSSEENCHSTHSSQSDSQYGSPPRGWSEELDEHGHTLYVSEYTQEKWIKHVDEQGRPYYYSADGSRSEWELPKYNISPQPGEVPKSRSLERKQPEPIVLTKWRHSTYVLDLNDKPSEKCGVLNVTKITENGKKVRKNWTSSWTVLQGSSLLFAKGQGGSTSWSYYRSDSIPELLLTLLSSWKHSVKPRPAVSYVNCRPGQAAAKFGSNQSKPEFTVDLRGGTVEWASKDKSSKKHVIELKTRQGTELLIQSEIDSVISDWYRALTETINTHAWESDEAIEEDMPESPGAEKQDKEKEHRDSKKSRAMKNSVSMDSSDQKKTRMKLKKFLTRRPTYQAVRDKGYIKDQVFGCSLTSLCQRENTSVPNFVKMCIDHVENTGLNIDGLYRVSGNLAVIQKLRFAVNHDEKVDLNDSKWEDIHVTTGALKMFFRELPEPLFSYGSFNDFVNAIKCSDYKQRVNSIKDLIKKLPKPNHDTMQILFKHLRRVVDHGEANRMTTQSVAIVFGPTLLRPETETGNIAVHMVYQNQIVELILLEYESIFGR
- the arhgap12b gene encoding rho GTPase-activating protein 12b isoform X3, translated to MADREGLPIAPGQVYIEVEYDYEYKAKDKMVAIRQGECYMLVKKTNEDWWQVRKDEGAKAFYVPAQYVREVRRALMPPQKPALRAKPAVLDICRASNENLNRPQPEMSSFGRPSPSSTPSPSSDRVTPPALPKDANQNVGSPHHCKLVAELVLLHNNNNHHHPNNSTLPRTRADSPTPKSGNNHKSPDGSKTSPLSELPGEGLNKLRNDSESGDELSSSSTEHMQTTSPTGQGRSDSPVYTNLQELKISQSSLPPVPSGSPIHVLGDWETHKDLSGRHFYYNRATGERTWKPPRTRDTSSSTSSTRGDSQCTAESEPLSSEENCHSTHSSQSDSQYGSPPRGWSEELDEHGHTLYVSEYTQEKWIKHVDEQGRPYYYSADGSRSEWELPKYNISPQPGEVPKSRSLERKQPEPIVLTKWRHSTYVLDLNDKECASVPKQSSPDSDSCPSSPKHPLTPSEKCGVLNVTKITENGKKVRKNWTSSWTVLQGSSLLFAKGQGGSTSWKFGSNQSKPEFTVDLRGGTVEWASKDKSSKKHVIELKTRQGTELLIQSEIDSVISDWYRALTETINTHAWESDEAIEEDMPESPGAEKQDKEKEHRDSKKSRAMKNSVSMDSSDQKKTRMKLKKFLTRRPTYQAVRDKGYIKDQVFGCSLTSLCQRENTSVPNFVKMCIDHVENTGLNIDGLYRVSGNLAVIQKLRFAVNHDEKVDLNDSKWEDIHVTTGALKMFFRELPEPLFSYGSFNDFVNAIKCSDYKQRVNSIKDLIKKLPKPNHDTMQILFKHLRRVVDHGEANRMTTQSVAIVFGPTLLRPETETGNIAVHMVYQNQIVELILLEYESIFGR